A stretch of the Deltaproteobacteria bacterium genome encodes the following:
- a CDS encoding PD-(D/E)XK nuclease family protein yields MIERQELIKPQLLLLHSALKTLRELRNNYERQLTPNFNIFSIMAADEVHFTKLFAFLLDPEGDHKEGDIFLNQFMQEIGIVDISTLGQFDFVKPEYNIQNGKIDIFIQYYNHTFIVENKLWGDDSKCQLDKYIDWIEAWEGNYSIIYLSLKGEDPKHCKRWDPNDKDKKYISLSYKDIYNWLVKCKEKCKFQKNKSFIEMFQEWIIIITGGAPMMQVMQDKDIVKNIVCENKDIFNVLWEVTKVFDLKDHLTEKCVKSARNELIQLVKNKFSVKYLVQVDNEEKFLNTEGHGDIYLYKEDWVKDGDLIIYYAIETHKGWTNGIYLGISRKKKNFKYPHEDDIFNALKEMADTNQYEVTKDVWWVGTIFPRMLSGEKNMELVMAWYLAHDQRRKQLLDELVEIMDQMIQKTESIIDAAVQELKNT; encoded by the coding sequence ATGATAGAAAGACAAGAGCTCATTAAACCACAACTTTTATTATTGCATTCAGCTCTCAAGACTTTGCGGGAGCTGCGCAATAATTATGAAAGGCAACTGACACCAAATTTCAATATTTTTTCAATAATGGCCGCCGATGAAGTTCATTTTACCAAATTATTTGCGTTTTTATTAGATCCAGAAGGGGATCATAAAGAAGGTGATATTTTTCTAAATCAATTTATGCAAGAAATTGGAATTGTTGATATATCAACATTAGGTCAATTTGATTTTGTAAAACCAGAATATAATATTCAAAACGGAAAAATTGATATTTTCATCCAATATTATAATCACACATTTATTGTGGAGAATAAACTATGGGGTGATGACAGTAAATGTCAACTTGATAAATATATCGACTGGATAGAGGCATGGGAAGGTAACTATTCCATCATCTATTTGTCATTGAAGGGCGAAGACCCCAAACATTGCAAGAGATGGGATCCGAATGATAAAGATAAAAAATATATTTCATTATCATATAAAGATATTTATAATTGGTTAGTAAAATGTAAAGAAAAATGTAAATTTCAGAAAAACAAATCATTTATTGAAATGTTTCAAGAATGGATAATAATAATAACAGGAGGTGCTCCAATGATGCAAGTGATGCAAGATAAAGATATAGTGAAAAACATTGTGTGTGAAAATAAAGATATATTCAACGTCTTGTGGGAAGTCACAAAAGTATTTGATTTAAAAGACCATCTTACTGAAAAGTGCGTTAAAAGTGCAAGAAACGAATTGATTCAACTAGTAAAAAATAAATTTTCAGTGAAATATTTAGTACAAGTAGATAATGAAGAGAAATTTCTGAATACAGAGGGACATGGAGATATCTACTTGTATAAAGAAGATTGGGTAAAGGATGGCGATCTAATTATTTATTATGCAATTGAGACACATAAAGGCTGGACAAATGGTATTTACCTTGGAATATCTCGTAAGAAAAAGAATTTTAAATATCCGCATGAAGATGATATATTCAATGCATTAAAGGAAATGGCTGATACAAATCAATATGAAGTTACAAAAGATGTTTGGTGGGTAGGCACAATATTCCCCAGAATGTTATCCGGTGAAAAAAACATGGAATTAGTCATGGCATGGTATTTAGCCCATGACCAAAGACGCAAACAACTGTTAGACGAACTTGTTGAGATCATGGATCAAATGATCCAAAAAACTGAATCCATCATAGATGCTGCGGTACAAGAACTTAAAAATACGTAA